One segment of Polaribacter huanghezhanensis DNA contains the following:
- a CDS encoding 2TM domain-containing protein, with product MKNAETIEGIKYLRAKKRVEKIKGFYVHLIVYIIVNTFLSGIIIFGLMNDGVDSFEEVLQNFGVYSTWVFWGIGVFFHWLGVFGFNVVGKNWEEKKLKEILEEEERNAKF from the coding sequence ATGAAAAACGCAGAAACAATAGAAGGTATTAAATATTTGAGAGCAAAAAAAAGAGTTGAAAAAATTAAAGGATTTTATGTTCATTTAATTGTCTATATAATCGTCAATACATTTTTAAGCGGAATCATCATTTTTGGTTTAATGAATGATGGCGTTGATTCTTTTGAAGAAGTGCTACAAAATTTCGGAGTGTATTCTACTTGGGTTTTTTGGGGAATTGGAGTCTTTTTTCACTGGTTAGGAGTTTTTGGGTTTAATGTTGTAGGGAAAAACTGGGAAGAGAAAAAACTAAAAGAGATTTTAGAGGAAGAAGAACGCAATGCTAAATTTTAA
- the rpsA gene encoding 30S ribosomal protein S1, giving the protein MSEETKNTEEQVVAAEVQETATEAVAETVVETVNPQEFLATFDWHKYEEGIEAVDEKKLKEFEKALEGTVGFVNERDVIEGTVVRLTERDAIIDINSKSEGVISLNEFRYNPSLAVGDVVEVLVDKREDSSGQLVLSHKKARVIKAWDRVNNAHETGEIVNGFVKCRTRGGMIVDVFGIEAFLPGSQIDVKPIRDYDQYVEKTMEFKVVKINHEFKNVVVSHKALIEADLEIQKKEIIGQLEKGQVLEGIVKNITSYGVFVDLGGVDGLVHITDLSWSRINHPNEVVELDQKLNVVILDFDDNKSRIQLGLKQLSAHPWEALNADLKIGDKITGKVVVLADYGAFIEVSEGVEGLIHVSEMSWSTHLRSAQDFVKIGDEVEAQILTLDREDRKMSLGIKQLHPDPWTDITKKYPVGSTHTGTVRNYTNFGVFVELEEGIDGLVYISDLSWTKKIKHPSDFTSVGDQLEVQVLELDVEGRKLNLGHKQTQDNPWDAHEATYAIDSLHEGTISEKNDKGATVTFADGVEGFAPTRFLDKEDGGKLEKGDTAQFKVLEFSKEYRRVVVSHTSIFKEEEKKNVKAASKKAAEAEKTTLGDISGLADLKKKMEGK; this is encoded by the coding sequence ATGTCTGAAGAAACAAAAAACACTGAAGAGCAAGTTGTTGCTGCTGAAGTACAAGAAACAGCAACTGAAGCTGTTGCAGAAACAGTTGTAGAAACTGTAAACCCACAAGAATTTTTAGCAACCTTTGATTGGCACAAATACGAAGAAGGTATTGAAGCTGTTGATGAAAAGAAATTAAAAGAATTCGAAAAAGCGTTAGAAGGAACAGTAGGTTTCGTAAACGAACGTGATGTAATTGAAGGAACCGTAGTAAGATTAACAGAAAGAGATGCCATTATTGACATCAATTCTAAATCTGAAGGAGTTATTTCTTTAAATGAATTTCGTTACAATCCTAGCTTAGCTGTTGGTGATGTTGTAGAGGTTTTAGTTGACAAAAGAGAAGATAGCTCAGGTCAATTAGTTTTATCTCACAAAAAAGCAAGAGTAATTAAAGCTTGGGATAGAGTTAACAACGCACACGAAACAGGAGAAATAGTTAATGGTTTTGTAAAATGTAGAACAAGAGGAGGAATGATCGTTGATGTATTCGGAATCGAAGCATTCTTACCAGGATCTCAAATTGATGTTAAACCAATTAGAGATTACGATCAATACGTAGAAAAAACAATGGAATTCAAAGTTGTGAAAATCAACCACGAATTTAAAAACGTTGTCGTTTCTCATAAAGCATTAATCGAAGCGGATTTAGAAATCCAAAAGAAAGAAATCATTGGTCAATTAGAAAAAGGACAAGTATTAGAAGGTATTGTTAAAAATATTACTTCTTATGGTGTATTTGTTGATTTAGGTGGTGTTGATGGTTTAGTTCACATTACAGATTTATCTTGGTCTAGAATCAATCATCCAAATGAGGTTGTTGAGTTAGATCAAAAATTAAACGTTGTAATTTTAGACTTTGATGATAACAAATCTAGAATCCAATTAGGATTGAAACAATTATCTGCGCATCCTTGGGAAGCGTTAAATGCTGATTTAAAAATTGGTGATAAAATAACAGGAAAAGTTGTTGTTTTAGCTGATTACGGAGCATTTATTGAAGTTTCTGAAGGTGTTGAAGGATTAATTCACGTTTCAGAAATGTCTTGGTCAACGCATTTACGTTCTGCACAAGATTTCGTAAAAATTGGTGACGAAGTAGAAGCACAAATTTTAACCTTAGATAGAGAAGACCGTAAAATGTCTTTAGGTATTAAACAATTACATCCAGATCCTTGGACAGATATTACTAAGAAATATCCTGTTGGTTCAACTCATACTGGTACAGTAAGAAACTACACTAATTTTGGTGTGTTTGTAGAGTTAGAAGAAGGAATTGATGGATTGGTTTATATTTCTGATTTATCTTGGACTAAGAAAATTAAGCATCCATCAGATTTTACATCTGTAGGTGATCAATTAGAAGTTCAAGTTTTAGAATTAGATGTAGAAGGTCGTAAATTAAATTTAGGACACAAACAAACTCAAGACAATCCTTGGGATGCTCATGAAGCAACGTACGCTATAGATTCTTTACATGAAGGAACAATTTCTGAAAAGAATGATAAAGGAGCTACAGTAACATTTGCTGATGGAGTAGAAGGTTTTGCACCAACTCGCTTTTTAGATAAAGAAGACGGTGGAAAATTAGAAAAAGGAGATACTGCACAATTCAAAGTTTTAGAATTTTCTAAAGAATACAGAAGAGTAGTAGTTTCTCATACATCTATCTTTAAAGAAGAAGAGAAGAAAAATGTAAAAGCAGCTTCTAAAAAAGCAGCCGAAGCAGAAAAAACAACTCTTGGAGACATTAGTGGTTTAGCTGATTTAAAGAAGAAAATGGAAGGGAAATAA
- a CDS encoding 2TM domain-containing protein — protein sequence MSQEKNSSTLNKIKRDVIICLKLTIGFGVFFVIVNQQFTLKGVGTIFLFSAMYSFGLGLGNGYINEYLNTKWSWVEQTNQRLTVGIIATIFYTIFIVLLIHYVQYVLILGYGFEHFFFGELFLVHVFTIIGALVIAVFFHARGFMINWKASQTQKSNKQEIVAKTETAKFESLKNQIDPHFLFNSLNVLTSLISENPKQAERFTTKLSKVYRYVLEQRNKELIPLSEELQFARTYMELLQMRFEDAIQFDIPSEISNEELKIVPLSLQLLLENAVKHNVVSSSKPLKLSIFEEDGALIIENNVNHKEAIGKSTKIGLRNITDRYYLLTKRSVEITNDNVTFRVSLPLLTKNNNIMYTEEIQNSSYVRAVEKVEKLKEFYQNLASYCIVIPFLIFINLYTSPQFYWFWFPMFGWGIGVIFHGLDVYNYNPFLGRNWEDKKIKELMEENDDTSNWE from the coding sequence ATGAGTCAAGAGAAAAATAGTTCAACACTAAATAAGATAAAGAGAGACGTTATTATTTGTTTGAAATTAACGATCGGTTTTGGAGTCTTTTTTGTAATTGTAAATCAACAGTTTACCTTAAAAGGTGTTGGAACTATTTTTTTATTTTCTGCAATGTATTCTTTCGGACTAGGATTAGGAAACGGTTATATTAATGAATACTTAAATACCAAATGGAGTTGGGTAGAACAAACAAATCAACGACTAACCGTAGGAATTATAGCAACGATATTTTATACAATCTTTATTGTATTGCTAATTCATTATGTACAATATGTGTTGATTCTTGGATATGGTTTTGAACATTTTTTCTTTGGAGAGTTGTTTTTGGTGCATGTATTTACAATAATTGGTGCGTTAGTAATTGCTGTATTTTTCCATGCTCGTGGATTTATGATCAATTGGAAAGCATCGCAAACACAAAAAAGCAACAAACAAGAAATTGTTGCAAAAACAGAAACCGCAAAATTTGAGTCTCTAAAAAACCAAATTGATCCACATTTTTTATTCAATAGTTTAAATGTATTAACCTCTTTAATTAGCGAAAACCCGAAGCAAGCAGAGCGCTTTACAACAAAATTGTCTAAAGTATATCGCTATGTTTTAGAGCAGAGAAACAAAGAATTGATTCCGCTTTCTGAAGAATTGCAATTTGCAAGAACGTATATGGAATTGTTGCAAATGCGATTTGAAGATGCCATACAATTTGACATTCCATCAGAAATTAGCAACGAAGAATTAAAAATTGTGCCTTTATCATTACAATTGTTATTAGAAAACGCCGTAAAACACAATGTGGTTTCATCAAGCAAACCATTAAAACTTAGCATTTTTGAAGAAGACGGAGCCTTAATTATAGAAAACAATGTCAATCATAAAGAAGCAATTGGTAAAAGCACAAAAATTGGATTAAGAAACATTACAGACAGGTATTATTTACTAACAAAAAGAAGTGTAGAAATCACAAATGATAATGTAACCTTTAGAGTAAGCTTGCCATTATTAACAAAAAATAACAACATTATGTACACAGAAGAGATTCAAAACTCAAGCTATGTAAGAGCTGTAGAAAAGGTAGAGAAGTTAAAAGAATTTTATCAAAACCTAGCGTCTTACTGTATTGTCATTCCATTTTTAATATTCATCAATTTATACACTTCGCCACAGTTTTACTGGTTTTGGTTTCCAATGTTTGGTTGGGGAATTGGAGTGATATTCCACGGATTAGACGTGTATAATTACAATCCATTTTTAGGAAGAAACTGGGAGGATAAAAAGATTAAAGAATTAATGGAAGAGAATGATGACACATCAAATTGGGAATAA
- a CDS encoding serine hydrolase: protein MIKYIKQLFLSSLFFVVISCTDNSKSLDALKTTIENQISNIEGEVAVAFLDLSDEKNHVFINVDEKFHAASTMKVPVMIELYKQQSEGEINLNDSILLKNEFKSIVDQSLYSMDIGDDSDDVIYSKIDTKQKLYDLMYSMITVSSNLATNVLIELVDAKKTTTTMRSLGAGKIEVLRGVEDIKAYQKGLSNSTTANDLLVIMKAIAIGTAGTKEDCEAMIATLKDQKWNDMIPKYLPKNIEIAHKTGSITGVHHDAAIVYLPNGKSYLLILLSKNLKDFDKSTDQLAKISKSVYYFMK from the coding sequence ATGATAAAATACATCAAACAGCTATTTTTAAGTTCACTTTTTTTTGTTGTAATTTCTTGTACAGACAATTCGAAGTCTTTAGATGCTTTAAAAACTACAATCGAAAATCAAATCTCGAATATTGAAGGAGAAGTAGCCGTGGCATTTTTAGATTTGTCTGATGAAAAAAACCACGTGTTTATAAATGTTGATGAAAAATTTCATGCAGCAAGTACCATGAAAGTTCCTGTGATGATAGAATTGTACAAACAACAATCTGAGGGAGAAATAAATTTAAATGATTCTATCCTGCTTAAAAACGAATTTAAAAGCATTGTTGATCAAAGTTTATATAGCATGGATATTGGTGATGATAGCGACGATGTTATTTACAGTAAAATTGATACAAAACAAAAGCTATACGATTTAATGTATAGCATGATTACCGTAAGCAGTAATTTAGCAACCAATGTGTTGATAGAATTGGTTGATGCAAAAAAGACAACGACTACTATGAGAAGTTTAGGAGCTGGTAAGATAGAAGTGCTGCGTGGAGTTGAAGATATAAAGGCATATCAAAAAGGTCTAAGCAATTCTACCACAGCAAATGATTTGTTGGTAATTATGAAAGCAATAGCAATTGGAACAGCGGGAACAAAAGAAGATTGCGAAGCAATGATTGCTACTTTAAAAGATCAAAAATGGAATGATATGATTCCGAAATATTTACCAAAAAATATTGAAATTGCACATAAAACAGGTTCAATAACAGGTGTTCATCACGATGCTGCAATTGTGTACTTACCGAACGGTAAAAGTTATTTACTGATATTACTTTCTAAAAACTTAAAAGATTTTGATAAAAGCACCGATCAATTAGCTAAGATTTCTAAATCTGTGTATTATTTTATGAAATAG
- the glmM gene encoding phosphoglucosamine mutase: protein MTLIKSISGIRGTIGGKTADNLTPIDAVKFAAAYGAFILERNKNKKKITVVLGRDARISGKMISSLVANTLVGLGIHVVDLGLSTTPTVEVAVPLEKADGGIILTASHNPKQWNALKLLNEKGEFLNGAEGELILQKAENDDFDFAAVDDLGSYTKDKSYLQKHIQEVLNLELVDVEAIKKAKFKVVVDGVNSTGGIFIPALLKELSVECVELYCEPNGEFPHNPEPLKEHLTDISELVVKEKADLGIVVDPDVDRLALISEDGSMFGEEYTLVACADYVLGRLGGGNTVSNLSSSRALRDVTEKYGGIYTASAVGEVNVVIKMKETNAVIGGEGNGGIIYPASHYGRDSLVGVALFLSHLANKKMSCKELRDSYPSYFMSKNKIELTPQINVDEVLEAMASNYQHENVNTIDGVKIDFANEWVHLRKSNTEPIIRIYTESTSQENADALAKRFIKEIEDVIA, encoded by the coding sequence ATGACATTAATAAAATCTATTTCAGGAATACGAGGAACTATCGGAGGAAAAACTGCCGATAATTTAACCCCCATTGATGCGGTAAAATTCGCCGCTGCTTATGGGGCTTTTATTCTAGAAAGAAATAAAAATAAAAAAAAAATTACTGTAGTTTTAGGAAGAGATGCGCGTATTTCTGGTAAAATGATTTCTAGTTTGGTTGCCAATACGTTGGTCGGATTAGGAATTCATGTGGTCGATTTAGGTTTGTCTACAACTCCAACTGTTGAGGTTGCTGTTCCGTTAGAAAAAGCGGATGGAGGAATTATCTTAACGGCTTCTCACAATCCAAAACAATGGAATGCCTTAAAGTTGCTAAATGAAAAAGGAGAATTTTTAAACGGAGCAGAAGGAGAATTGATTTTACAGAAAGCAGAAAATGATGATTTTGATTTTGCAGCCGTTGATGATTTAGGAAGCTACACAAAAGATAAAAGTTACTTACAAAAACATATTCAAGAAGTGTTGAACTTAGAATTGGTAGATGTTGAAGCAATCAAAAAAGCGAAATTTAAAGTAGTTGTTGATGGTGTAAATTCTACTGGCGGAATTTTTATTCCTGCTTTGTTAAAAGAATTGAGTGTTGAATGTGTAGAATTGTATTGCGAACCAAACGGAGAGTTTCCACACAATCCAGAACCTTTAAAAGAACACTTAACCGATATTTCTGAATTAGTTGTTAAAGAAAAAGCTGATTTAGGAATTGTGGTTGATCCAGATGTTGATAGATTAGCTTTGATATCAGAAGACGGTTCTATGTTTGGCGAAGAATATACATTGGTTGCTTGTGCAGATTATGTGTTAGGAAGATTAGGAGGCGGAAATACCGTTTCTAATTTATCATCATCAAGAGCATTAAGAGATGTTACCGAAAAATACGGTGGAATTTATACTGCAAGTGCAGTTGGAGAAGTAAATGTGGTGATAAAAATGAAAGAAACAAATGCTGTAATTGGTGGAGAAGGAAATGGCGGAATTATTTATCCTGCTTCGCATTACGGAAGAGATTCTTTAGTTGGAGTTGCGTTGTTTTTATCGCATTTAGCAAATAAAAAAATGTCTTGTAAAGAATTACGTGATTCGTATCCAAGTTACTTTATGAGTAAAAATAAAATTGAGTTAACGCCACAAATAAATGTTGATGAAGTACTAGAAGCTATGGCTTCTAACTACCAACATGAAAATGTAAATACCATTGACGGAGTGAAAATAGATTTTGCAAACGAATGGGTTCATTTGCGTAAATCGAACACAGAACCAATTATTAGAATTTATACAGAAAGCACTTCACAAGAAAATGCAGATGCTTTAGCAAAACGATTTATAAAAGAAATAGAAGATGTTATTGCATAA
- a CDS encoding 2TM domain-containing protein: protein MKEFTEEQKYLRAKKQVDKIKGFYANLASYCIVIPFLIFINLQFVPEFHWFWFPIFGWGMGLTFHAMDTYNYNPFLGRNWEEKKIKELMEEDERYKQYK from the coding sequence ATGAAAGAATTTACCGAAGAACAAAAGTATTTAAGAGCAAAAAAACAAGTAGATAAAATCAAAGGGTTTTATGCTAATCTAGCATCGTATTGTATTGTAATTCCTTTTTTAATATTTATAAATTTACAATTTGTGCCAGAGTTTCACTGGTTTTGGTTTCCAATATTTGGTTGGGGAATGGGATTAACATTTCACGCAATGGATACCTACAATTACAATCCGTTTTTAGGAAGAAATTGGGAAGAAAAAAAGATCAAAGAATTGATGGAAGAAGATGAGAGATACAAACAGTATAAATAA
- a CDS encoding DUF2141 domain-containing protein, which produces MKVFTAIFAFVVVFQTSMYTAKKTNTEKRTITVLVTNVSSDKGTVSYALYDKENFMKVPVQAKSSSPKGKKSTVVFTDIESGNYAIICFHDENNNDKIDFQPNGMPLEDYGVSNNPMSFGPPNFDEAQFEVSDKNVTLEIKF; this is translated from the coding sequence ATGAAAGTATTCACAGCAATTTTCGCATTTGTAGTTGTATTTCAAACATCAATGTATACAGCTAAAAAAACAAATACAGAAAAAAGAACCATTACAGTATTAGTAACAAATGTGTCTAGTGATAAAGGTACAGTAAGTTATGCTTTATACGATAAAGAAAACTTTATGAAAGTGCCAGTTCAGGCAAAATCTAGCTCTCCAAAAGGGAAAAAAAGCACAGTAGTATTTACGGATATCGAATCTGGTAATTATGCCATTATTTGTTTTCATGACGAAAACAATAATGATAAAATAGATTTTCAACCCAATGGTATGCCATTAGAAGATTACGGAGTTTCTAACAATCCAATGAGTTTTGGCCCACCAAATTTTGACGAAGCACAGTTTGAGGTTTCAGATAAAAATGTAACTTTAGAGATTAAGTTTTAA
- a CDS encoding 2TM domain-containing protein, with protein METNNRNDKYIKAKKRVEALKGFYKHFAFYLVINGFFIGRRIYLDISYGDSFLDAFTEISNYRLFFWWGIVLTFHAINGYKFNFFGKNWEERKIQEEMNKDHNKF; from the coding sequence ATGGAAACGAATAATAGGAATGATAAATACATAAAAGCTAAAAAAAGAGTAGAAGCTTTAAAAGGATTTTATAAACATTTTGCTTTTTATCTTGTAATCAACGGATTTTTTATTGGTAGAAGAATTTATTTGGATATTTCTTATGGCGATTCTTTTCTAGATGCTTTTACAGAAATCAGCAATTACAGATTGTTTTTTTGGTGGGGAATCGTTTTAACATTTCACGCAATAAATGGATATAAATTTAATTTTTTTGGTAAAAATTGGGAAGAGCGTAAAATACAAGAAGAAATGAATAAGGATCATAATAAGTTTTAG
- a CDS encoding 2TM domain-containing protein: MMTHQIGNNMEQSFIEEQRYLKAKKRVKDIKGFYIHLVIEIVSLIIIVTVNLVFSPGYHWFWFAAPGIVFVVILHWFLVFGPSKIGYGKDWEAKKIQELMDKDRKHSK; encoded by the coding sequence ATGATGACACATCAAATTGGGAATAATATGGAACAGAGTTTTATAGAAGAGCAACGGTATTTGAAAGCAAAAAAGAGAGTAAAAGACATTAAAGGGTTTTATATTCATCTAGTAATAGAGATTGTCTCTCTAATTATAATTGTAACAGTTAATTTGGTTTTTTCTCCAGGATATCATTGGTTTTGGTTTGCTGCTCCAGGAATTGTATTTGTAGTGATACTACATTGGTTTTTAGTTTTTGGACCTTCTAAAATTGGGTATGGAAAAGATTGGGAAGCCAAAAAGATTCAAGAATTGATGGATAAAGATAGAAAACATTCAAAATAA
- a CDS encoding LytR/AlgR family response regulator transcription factor, protein MNVIIIEDEKPAARRLSRMLVELGVEAKQMLHSVEESIEWFQNNEHPDLIFLDIQLSDGLSFEIFEHVTISSAIIFTTAYDEYALKAFKLNSIDYLLKPIDEDELKTAVDKYKSHRVKQTDVQLNFEDIKKLLVNPIDRKYKKRFTIKVGQHLKIISTDDVECFYSENKATYIHTTTNRSYLLDGALEEVQAELDPEKFFRVNRTFIVQISAIKDIVAYTNSRLKIILNSYSETEIIVSRERVKDFKEFIQ, encoded by the coding sequence ATGAATGTAATTATTATAGAAGACGAAAAACCAGCTGCAAGAAGATTAAGTAGGATGTTGGTAGAATTGGGAGTAGAAGCAAAGCAAATGTTGCATTCTGTAGAAGAATCGATCGAGTGGTTTCAGAATAACGAACATCCAGATTTAATTTTCTTAGACATTCAGCTGTCAGATGGTTTGTCTTTTGAAATTTTTGAACATGTTACTATTTCTAGTGCCATTATTTTTACAACTGCGTATGATGAATATGCGCTAAAAGCGTTTAAATTAAATAGCATCGATTATTTATTAAAACCGATTGATGAAGACGAATTAAAAACTGCGGTAGATAAATATAAAAGTCACCGTGTAAAGCAGACAGATGTTCAGCTAAATTTTGAAGACATTAAAAAACTACTAGTAAACCCGATAGATAGAAAATACAAAAAACGTTTTACCATAAAAGTCGGTCAGCATTTAAAAATTATTTCTACAGATGATGTAGAATGTTTTTACAGCGAAAATAAAGCAACCTATATTCATACAACCACAAATAGAAGTTATTTGTTAGATGGCGCTTTAGAAGAAGTACAAGCCGAATTAGATCCAGAAAAATTCTTTCGAGTAAACAGAACTTTTATCGTGCAAATATCAGCAATAAAAGACATTGTTGCGTATACCAATAGTCGTTTAAAAATCATTCTAAACTCGTATTCAGAAACAGAAATTATAGTGAGTAGAGAGCGAGTTAAAGACTTTAAAGAGTTTATTCAATAA